The proteins below come from a single Mercenaria mercenaria strain notata chromosome 3, MADL_Memer_1, whole genome shotgun sequence genomic window:
- the LOC123525644 gene encoding acetylcholine receptor subunit alpha-1-B-like, with protein MKRWSVTRFIFGISLFICRVFCATWTEAKAEYEKLYTAYSIANRNDAYINTIPTNDFSQPLEVTLEFEMNSLGGYDAVNGALDVIGSLSMTWKDNISNLASVTFNTALVTEVMVDYKSLWTPVIILINSADSIKRIGDETYKVRMNLVSGQVNWKPRMIIKASCSPDVSYFPFDQQTCAFTFMPSYLPSSKLKLAVSSSSWKMDNYDRNGVWDIESTESNTYISGDYYYANFTITFNREPTYFTINLVLPILFLSLLSGFVFLLPAASGERVGFVITCFLAFIVLLQTTMTYLPQASAPMSLLCYYVIVMMMFCAFLTLVTALLLRVYHKPKGEEVPKWLVHVLEIIKCIKCRRIVCKNKQNAVEDSSNAGSSPVLNMSSEKGRLLKNGIDMPSRTVFKRRRLSSDRKGIESGDIKKKLPDQMNGKPEKDSTSPDKDSSPEALPKLVNVGSNTPPSITNYSERNKKTLTNATGKTAAKSGQTNEGATVAVPGLEEDLESSASSQNDGEDNISEIDWDSVGNLLDTFFLLVFIGVQCGFSLVFLVPLGTRA; from the coding sequence ATGAAACGCTGGTCTGTTACACGTTTCATTTTTGGAATTAGCTTATTTATATGCCGTGTATTCTGTGCCACGTGGACTGAAGCGAAAGCAGAATACGAAAAACTGTACACGGCGTATTCAATCGCCAACAGGAACGATGCATACATTAATACGATTCCAACGAATGATTTTTCACAGCCGCTGGAAGTAACGCTAGAGTTTGAAATGAATTCTCTTGGCGGATATGATGCGGTGAACGGTGCATTGGATGTGATTGGAAGTCTTTCAATGACTTGGAAGGACAACATTAGTAACCTTGCTAGTGTAACGTTTAATACTGCACTAGTTACTGAAGTAATGGTTGACTACAAGAGTTTGTGGACACCTGTTATCATTCTGATAAATTCAGCAGATTCAATTAAACGCATCGGGGACGAAACGTACAAAGTCCGAATGAATCTTGTATCTGGTCAGGTAAATTGGAAACCTCGAATGATAATTAAAGCCTCATGTTCTCCTGATGTGAGTTATTTCCCCTTTGATCAACAGACATGCGCGTTCACTTTCATGCCATCGTATTTGCCGAGCAGTAAGTTGAAGCTAGCAGTATCATCAAGTTCTTGGAAAATGGACAACTATGACAGAAATGGTGTTTGGGACATAGAATCCACCGAATCAAATACATATATTTCGGGTGACTATTACTATGCTAACTTTACTATTACATTCAACAGGGAACCAACATACTTTACAATAAACTTAGTGTTGCCTATTTTGTTCCTGTCTTTGCTCAGTGGATTTGTTTTCTTACTTCCGGCAGCGTCAGGGGAACGTGTGGGATTTGTGATAACTTGTTTCCTTGCATTTATTGTCCTGTTGCAGACGACAATGACTTATCTTCCACAAGCGTCTGCACCAATGTCCCTCTTGTGTTATTACGTCATAGTTATGATGATGTTCTGCGCATTCCTTACCCTTGTAACTGCACTATTGCTTAGAGTCTATCACAAACCTAAAGGTGAAGAAGTTCCAAAATGGCTAGTACACGTCTTGGAgattataaaatgtataaaatgtcgAAGAATTGTATGCAAGAATAAACAAAATGCAGTTGAAGACAGTTCAAATGCCGGCAGCAGTCCAGTACTCAATATGTCATCAGAGAAAGGTAGACTATTAAAAAACGGCATAGATATGCCGTCAAGGACAGTTTTTAAACGACGTCGTCTCTCTTCAGACCGCAAAGGTATTGAAAGTGGAGATATCAAAAAGAAATTACCTGACCAAATGAACGGCAAGCCTGAAAAAGACTCAACTTCACCTGACAAAGACAGCTCACCGGAGGCCTTACCAAAATTAGTCAATGTCGGATCCAACACACCACCAAGCATTACAAACTATTCAGAGCGCAACAAAAAAACTCTCACGAATGCAACAGGTAAAACAGCAGCCAAATCTGGACAAACAAATGAGGGTGCTACAGTTGCTGTCCCTGGACTTGAAGAGGACTTGGAATCAAGCGCAAGTTCTCAGAACGACGGTGAAGACAACATAAGCGAAATTGATTGGGACTCAGTGGGCAACCTCTTAGACACATTCTTTTTGCTTGTATTCATTGGAGTGCAGTGTggatttagtttagtgtttttgGTGCCACTTGGTACAAGAGCTTGA